A genomic segment from Candidatus Bathyarchaeota archaeon encodes:
- a CDS encoding cytochrome c biogenesis CcdA family protein, producing MEPPGILLAFAAGVFALFSPCAFPLLPGYIMYYLGSDATIKKALPGGTICTLGLITVFSIFGFIGAVIGSIAYPIISLLILVSGIMIIIFGIVMLTGLKFPSLTIPIRASSRKGFVGIYLYGIAYGFATFGCSAPIFISILLYSIVSGGILSGIMTFVIYALGMGIPLIITTVLVVTAKEIVHDKLVKAMPYLEKIGGVLLIIIGIYLLYYYYKT from the coding sequence TTGGAACCTCCTGGCATTCTTCTTGCTTTTGCAGCTGGAGTTTTTGCACTGTTTTCCCCATGTGCTTTTCCATTACTTCCAGGATATATTATGTATTACCTTGGAAGTGACGCGACTATAAAAAAAGCTCTGCCCGGGGGGACCATCTGTACTCTTGGCTTGATAACTGTCTTTTCTATTTTTGGTTTCATTGGTGCAGTTATAGGATCAATCGCCTATCCAATAATTTCATTGTTAATATTGGTATCAGGTATTATGATAATTATATTTGGAATTGTTATGCTGACAGGCCTAAAGTTTCCATCGTTAACAATTCCTATTCGTGCTTCAAGCAGAAAAGGTTTCGTTGGAATATACCTTTATGGTATAGCATATGGATTTGCAACATTTGGTTGTTCTGCTCCTATTTTCATCTCTATTTTATTATATTCTATTGTTTCTGGTGGCATCCTATCTGGGATCATGACTTTTGTAATCTATGCATTAGGTATGGGAATACCGCTCATTATAACTACTGTCTTAGTTGTAACTGCCAAAGAAATTGTACATGATAAACTAGTTAAAGCAATGCCATATTTAGAGAAAATCGGCGGAGTACTACTTATAATAATAGGGATATACTTGCTCTATTACTATTATAAAACCTAG
- a CDS encoding TlpA family protein disulfide reductase, which produces MSQKRSKGKKKNRKYYLIPIFVVFILALMFFFITSDNTNDDEQYTDDFFLTDMNGQTFKLSDFQGKVVVLDFMATWCKPCRNQMNELIEVWQKYGDQIVIISVAIDPMETDEELSSFFEEYKDATWIHAKDAPELTQYHEVVAIPTLVISDQNGNIVFRHVGVTSASELINEIEKVI; this is translated from the coding sequence ATGAGTCAAAAAAGGAGTAAAGGTAAGAAAAAGAATAGAAAGTACTACCTTATACCGATTTTTGTTGTATTTATTTTAGCGTTAATGTTTTTTTTCATCACTTCTGATAACACAAATGATGATGAACAATATACAGACGATTTTTTTTTGACTGATATGAATGGTCAAACTTTCAAGTTGAGTGATTTTCAAGGCAAAGTCGTGGTATTAGATTTTATGGCAACTTGGTGTAAGCCTTGTAGGAATCAAATGAATGAACTGATTGAGGTCTGGCAAAAGTATGGCGATCAAATTGTAATAATCTCAGTGGCTATCGATCCTATGGAAACTGATGAAGAGCTTAGCTCATTCTTTGAAGAATATAAGGATGCTACTTGGATACATGCAAAAGATGCGCCTGAATTAACTCAATATCATGAAGTTGTTGCCATTCCTACTCTGGTTATTAGTGATCAAAATGGTAATATTGTATTTAGGCATGTCGGAGTTACTAGTGCTTCTGAATTGATTAATGAGATTGAGAAGGTAATTTAA